One stretch of Acholeplasma laidlawii PG-8A DNA includes these proteins:
- a CDS encoding phosphotransferase system, EIIB component yields the protein MTTEQIIALSISLAVIVLGVTYLYIYHRKNQKSSKGTAVLDVQRLLEALGGKENINGTFLDHKRLKIQLNNPKLVSQALLKTLDISGFLTGKELKLLIKDNPIEVKNNLDKLRNEVRQ from the coding sequence ATGACAACTGAACAAATAATAGCATTAAGCATATCATTAGCAGTGATTGTATTAGGTGTAACTTACCTATATATATATCACAGAAAAAATCAAAAAAGTTCTAAAGGAACTGCAGTTTTAGATGTACAAAGACTTTTAGAAGCACTTGGTGGTAAGGAAAATATTAATGGTACATTTTTAGATCATAAAAGATTAAAAATCCAGCTTAATAATCCTAAACTGGTTTCACAAGCACTTTTAAAGACATTAGATATATCTGGCTTTTTAACTGGTAAAGAGTTGAAATTATTAATTAAAGATAATCCTATAGAGGTAAAAAATAATTTAGATAAGTTAAGAAATGAGGTAAGACAATGA
- the rpmA gene encoding 50S ribosomal protein L27, with translation MLKINIQLFASKKGVGSSRNGRDSRSQRLGSKLSDGQFASAGSIIYRQRGTKIHPGNNVGRGGDDTLFAKVTGTVKYERKGKNRTQVSVYEA, from the coding sequence ATGTTAAAGATTAATATTCAGTTATTCGCATCTAAAAAAGGGGTAGGGTCATCAAGAAACGGACGTGACTCTAGATCTCAAAGATTAGGATCAAAATTATCTGATGGACAATTCGCTTCAGCTGGTTCAATTATTTATCGCCAAAGAGGAACTAAAATTCATCCAGGCAATAACGTTGGACGTGGCGGAGATGATACTTTATTCGCTAAAGTAACAGGAACTGTAAAATACGAACGTAAAGGTAAAAACCGTACGCAAGTATCAGTTTACGAAGCTTAA
- the queA gene encoding tRNA preQ1(34) S-adenosylmethionine ribosyltransferase-isomerase QueA: MKLELFDYDLPKSHIAQHPKDKRDHSKLLVVDREKQTTKDCLFYDILDELSSNDVLVMNNTKVIPARLIGEKIDTHAVIEVLLLKELEKNTWEALTKPAKKIKIGTVVSFGDGALKMECIGIKDEGIRIFKAIYEGIFLEVLDALGTMPLPPYITEKLEDKSRYQTVYAKYAGSAAAPTAGLHFTKELLEKIKAKGVQVLEITLHVGLGTFRPVQVDDVLEHQMHYESYEINEETARLLNQYKKEGKRIIAVGTTTVRTLESNYNDGFHAGNYSTNIFIYPGYQFKIIGAIITNFHLPKSTLIMLISAFYNREKVLEVYEDAVKKNYRFFSFGDSMFIK, encoded by the coding sequence TTGAAATTAGAATTATTTGATTATGATTTACCCAAATCACATATAGCGCAACATCCAAAAGATAAACGAGACCACTCAAAATTATTGGTTGTTGATAGAGAAAAACAAACAACAAAAGATTGTTTGTTTTATGACATCTTAGATGAGTTAAGTAGCAATGATGTACTAGTTATGAATAACACAAAAGTTATCCCTGCAAGATTAATTGGTGAAAAGATCGATACGCATGCAGTCATTGAAGTTTTACTACTTAAAGAGTTAGAAAAAAACACTTGGGAAGCTTTAACGAAACCTGCCAAAAAAATTAAAATTGGTACTGTAGTAAGTTTTGGTGATGGTGCACTTAAAATGGAGTGTATTGGCATTAAAGATGAAGGTATTCGCATCTTTAAAGCAATCTATGAAGGTATATTTTTAGAAGTACTAGATGCTTTAGGTACCATGCCACTACCACCTTACATAACGGAAAAATTAGAAGATAAATCAAGATATCAAACTGTTTATGCAAAATATGCAGGATCTGCTGCAGCACCTACTGCAGGACTCCATTTTACCAAAGAACTTTTAGAAAAGATTAAAGCCAAAGGTGTTCAAGTATTAGAAATTACACTCCATGTTGGTTTAGGTACATTTAGACCAGTTCAAGTAGATGATGTATTAGAACATCAAATGCACTATGAAAGTTATGAGATAAACGAAGAGACTGCCCGATTATTAAACCAATATAAAAAAGAAGGTAAAAGAATTATCGCAGTTGGTACAACCACTGTAAGAACACTAGAATCTAACTATAATGATGGATTCCATGCAGGTAATTACTCAACCAACATCTTTATTTATCCGGGATATCAATTTAAGATCATTGGTGCGATTATCACTAATTTCCATTTACCAAAATCAACGCTCATCATGTTGATTTCAGCATTCTATAATAGAGAAAAAGTGCTTGAAGTCTATGAAGACGCAGTGAAAAAAAACTACCGCTTTTTCTCATTTGGCGATAGTATGTTTATTAAATAA
- a CDS encoding undecaprenyl-diphosphate phosphatase, whose amino-acid sequence MDYIIELIKYIILGIIQGVTEIFPVSSSGHLVLFSNLFLGGEDINATLTLFLMITNMGSFLALLIYYFKDVKELVVDSFNFVFNKEKRKEIIVQENISYAVKLIIAIVPIGIAGLLIKDYLPTNLLSIGISLIITSLLLFLVFLLRNKKFSNDITFKNAGVIGLIQMFAVFPGISRSGITLVGGLSQKIEIKKVMRFSFLCYLLISIPVSGLGLYDAIKNPGTMSDIPGFSLAFIFSFIFSLLTIKIMHKYVTVKNLIWFSLYALTVGLVSITLYII is encoded by the coding sequence ATGGATTACATTATAGAGTTAATTAAATATATAATTTTAGGTATTATTCAAGGGGTCACTGAAATATTTCCAGTGTCCAGCTCTGGCCACTTAGTATTATTTTCTAATTTATTTTTAGGTGGAGAAGATATAAATGCTACACTTACATTATTTTTAATGATAACCAATATGGGCTCATTTCTAGCTTTGCTAATCTATTATTTCAAAGATGTTAAAGAGTTAGTAGTCGATTCGTTTAATTTTGTTTTCAATAAAGAAAAAAGAAAAGAAATAATAGTTCAAGAAAACATTAGTTATGCAGTTAAACTTATTATCGCCATTGTGCCTATTGGGATTGCAGGATTACTCATTAAAGACTATCTACCTACAAATTTATTAAGCATAGGTATTTCTCTTATCATAACATCACTCTTATTATTCTTAGTTTTCCTTTTAAGAAACAAAAAGTTTTCAAATGATATTACATTTAAAAATGCCGGTGTGATTGGTTTAATTCAAATGTTTGCAGTATTCCCAGGTATTAGTAGATCAGGTATTACCTTAGTGGGTGGTTTGAGTCAAAAAATTGAAATCAAAAAAGTTATGCGTTTTTCATTTCTATGTTATTTACTTATTAGTATACCTGTTTCAGGTCTAGGATTATATGATGCAATAAAAAATCCTGGAACAATGAGTGATATCCCAGGATTTAGTCTTGCTTTTATATTTAGTTTTATCTTCTCGTTATTAACTATAAAGATCATGCACAAATATGTCACTGTTAAAAATTTAATTTGGTTTTCTCTATATGCTTTAACAGTTGGTCTAGTTTCAATTACTTTATATATTATTTAA
- the ruvB gene encoding Holliday junction branch migration DNA helicase RuvB — protein MSEEKSVLRDLNLKNDDELMLRPQTLNQYIGQDDIKEMLSIYIQAALKREESLDHVLLYGAPGLGKTTLAQIIANELGVDIKITSGPAIEKTGDLVALLSSLSPGDVLFIDEIHRIPRFVEEVLYSAMEDYTLDIVLDKERDSRSIRIELPPFTLIGATTRFGDLSHPLRERFGAVFRLSYYKLEEIKQIVRRTSKVYQNEIDEKAVDELSKRSRGTPRIANRLFRRVRDFAEIMTDAVITLDITQLALTKLGIDHKGLDASDYLYLRGIVERFNGGPVGLESLASTIGEEPGTIEDVYEPYLLQEGYIKRTPRGRVATELAYNLLGVKYYKGLLDN, from the coding sequence ATGAGTGAAGAAAAATCAGTATTAAGAGATTTAAATTTAAAAAATGATGATGAATTGATGCTTCGTCCTCAAACCTTAAACCAATATATAGGGCAAGATGATATTAAAGAAATGTTATCTATTTATATTCAGGCAGCATTAAAACGTGAAGAAAGTTTAGATCACGTTTTACTTTATGGTGCACCGGGTTTAGGTAAGACAACACTTGCTCAAATTATCGCTAATGAGTTAGGTGTAGATATCAAAATAACAAGTGGTCCAGCTATAGAAAAAACAGGTGACTTAGTAGCCCTTCTTTCTTCATTAAGTCCAGGAGATGTGTTATTTATTGATGAAATTCACCGTATACCTCGTTTTGTTGAAGAGGTTCTTTATTCTGCAATGGAAGATTATACGCTTGATATTGTTCTAGATAAGGAAAGAGATTCTAGAAGTATTAGAATCGAATTACCACCGTTTACACTCATTGGTGCAACCACTAGATTTGGTGATTTATCACACCCGTTAAGGGAACGATTTGGTGCTGTATTTAGATTAAGTTATTACAAGTTAGAAGAAATCAAACAAATTGTAAGAAGAACTTCTAAAGTATATCAAAATGAAATTGATGAAAAAGCAGTAGATGAATTATCTAAGCGTAGTAGAGGTACACCTAGAATAGCAAACCGTCTATTTAGACGCGTAAGAGACTTTGCTGAAATTATGACAGATGCCGTGATAACACTAGATATTACACAGTTAGCATTGACCAAATTAGGCATTGATCATAAGGGTCTGGATGCATCAGACTATTTATATTTAAGAGGCATTGTAGAGCGATTTAATGGTGGTCCTGTTGGACTTGAATCACTGGCTTCTACAATTGGTGAAGAACCAGGAACAATTGAAGATGTATATGAACCTTACTTGTTACAGGAAGGTTATATTAAACGTACACCAAGAGGTAGAGTTGCAACAGAACTTGCATACAACCTTTTAGGTGTGAAATATTATAAAGGATTATTAGACAATTGA
- a CDS encoding ribosomal-processing cysteine protease Prp, whose protein sequence is MIKYHFKKDHGFIKGLDVKGHALFGEYGTDIVCSAVSTALIVTVNAIETLGYKENFYAKVEEGNFELQINQTNDVIEGLLINLEYTLNELAAQYKTYIKNHKEG, encoded by the coding sequence ATGATTAAGTATCATTTCAAAAAAGATCATGGTTTCATTAAAGGACTCGACGTTAAAGGGCACGCGCTCTTTGGTGAATACGGTACAGACATTGTATGTAGTGCAGTATCAACCGCTTTAATCGTTACTGTGAATGCTATTGAAACGTTAGGGTATAAAGAAAACTTTTATGCCAAAGTAGAAGAAGGAAACTTTGAATTACAGATCAATCAAACAAATGACGTAATTGAAGGTTTACTTATCAATTTAGAATACACATTAAATGAGCTCGCAGCTCAATATAAAACTTACATTAAAAACCATAAGGAGGGATAA
- the ruvA gene encoding Holliday junction branch migration protein RuvA yields the protein MYRYIKGIVTQINPQHIVVENNGVGYLVLSPVPYQYKIGEETTVVTYLHVREDIFQLYGFKDEETLNLFLKLISVSGIGPKSAMSIVAFDDTNKIIAAIETSDAKYLTKFPGIGMKSAQQIILDLKGKLVNDELDMQLLSDNSKDVAAALEALGYNKKEIAKSLKHVNFDQDLNKALKEALAILLK from the coding sequence ATGTATCGATACATTAAAGGTATAGTAACACAAATTAATCCACAACATATTGTTGTTGAAAATAATGGTGTGGGCTATTTAGTCTTAAGTCCAGTACCATATCAATATAAAATTGGTGAAGAAACAACAGTAGTAACTTATTTACATGTAAGAGAGGATATTTTTCAACTTTATGGATTTAAAGATGAAGAAACTTTAAATCTATTTTTAAAACTTATAAGTGTATCTGGTATTGGTCCAAAATCTGCAATGAGTATTGTAGCATTTGATGATACAAATAAAATTATTGCAGCCATTGAAACATCAGATGCAAAATATTTAACTAAGTTTCCTGGTATTGGGATGAAGAGTGCTCAACAAATTATTTTAGACTTAAAAGGTAAACTGGTAAATGATGAACTAGATATGCAACTTTTAAGTGATAACTCTAAGGATGTAGCTGCTGCATTAGAAGCATTAGGCTATAATAAAAAAGAGATTGCAAAATCATTAAAGCATGTTAATTTTGATCAAGACTTAAATAAAGCACTAAAAGAAGCACTTGCAATATTATTAAAGTAG
- the radC gene encoding RadC family protein, protein MKPREKLIQHGVRALEDYELIAILLRTGNTKEDVLLLAKKVLSQLDNFEDMLHITVEDLLTIYGISDAKATTIIAAVELGRRLSDRKKPVRKMITESSEVYHLLKEDMSYLRKEHLIVLCLDIKGNLLKNETIYMGTTSSIQVSVKDLFKSAVRIGAFGIIVVHNHPSGDSTPSQADDKLTKLIKNAGEVLSIELIDHIIIGRNEFFSYRRQRREEI, encoded by the coding sequence ATGAAACCAAGAGAAAAATTAATTCAACATGGCGTTCGTGCATTAGAAGACTATGAACTTATAGCTATTTTACTTAGAACAGGAAATACAAAGGAAGATGTTTTGTTACTTGCTAAAAAAGTGTTGTCTCAATTAGATAATTTTGAAGATATGTTACATATCACCGTAGAAGATTTACTTACAATTTATGGAATTAGTGATGCAAAAGCTACCACCATTATTGCTGCAGTAGAACTTGGAAGAAGATTAAGTGATAGAAAAAAACCAGTACGTAAAATGATAACTGAGTCGAGTGAGGTGTATCATTTACTTAAAGAGGATATGTCTTACCTAAGAAAAGAACACTTAATCGTTTTATGTTTAGATATCAAAGGTAATCTACTAAAAAATGAGACGATCTATATGGGTACAACTTCATCTATTCAAGTATCTGTAAAAGATTTGTTTAAGTCTGCTGTAAGAATTGGTGCATTTGGCATTATTGTCGTCCATAATCACCCAAGCGGTGATTCCACACCTAGTCAAGCAGATGATAAACTAACGAAACTTATTAAAAATGCTGGTGAAGTTTTATCCATTGAACTTATTGATCATATTATTATAGGTAGAAATGAGTTTTTTTCATATCGTAGACAAAGAAGAGAAGAAATTTGA
- the rplU gene encoding 50S ribosomal protein L21 encodes MFAIIQTGGKQVKVTEGQEIYVEKLDVEAGDTFEFTEVLATSDKIGHPYVEGAKVVAEVIKQGRQRKIIVFKYKRRKNYRRKQGHRQAYTKLVVKSIQG; translated from the coding sequence ATGTTTGCAATTATCCAAACAGGCGGTAAACAAGTTAAAGTAACAGAAGGACAAGAAATCTACGTTGAAAAACTAGATGTCGAAGCTGGTGATACTTTCGAATTTACTGAAGTATTAGCAACATCAGACAAAATTGGTCACCCATATGTAGAAGGTGCTAAAGTTGTTGCTGAAGTTATTAAACAAGGTAGACAAAGAAAGATTATTGTTTTCAAATATAAAAGACGTAAAAATTATAGAAGAAAACAAGGTCATAGACAAGCTTACACTAAGTTAGTTGTCAAATCAATTCAAGGCTAA
- a CDS encoding DUF697 domain-containing protein, producing the protein MKKNSNKKFWYFVGIGTLLIILMMIVSSIMQVGEHLKSVHEYAPYIFYGLSFLLVYFLIIRPVVIILFSPSFSIGTTLDKNPKREHKVYKKVAKRILEQEDLPEGMKKNLEDSMHDPYELRDALNNVYNKHLKKKLNKVIRQHAKTVMVSTAISQNGRLDFITVVVVNIKMIKEIVVLCGFRPSYRNLAKLVINVFVTALIAEGLENINLNDIIPTSTMKMLGEIPLIRPIMSSVIEGVSNALLTLRIGIVTRKYLFDDAPDLTKEKIRYGALIEAAKHLPIVIADGLFLFPKTIMNMFKSKEPKLEALDGGANPTE; encoded by the coding sequence ATGAAGAAAAACTCTAATAAAAAATTCTGGTATTTTGTAGGTATAGGTACACTACTTATTATACTTATGATGATTGTTTCATCCATCATGCAAGTAGGAGAACACTTAAAAAGTGTACATGAGTATGCACCTTACATATTTTATGGACTTTCATTTTTATTAGTGTATTTTTTAATTATTAGACCGGTTGTAATTATCTTATTTTCACCCTCTTTTTCAATTGGTACAACATTAGATAAAAACCCTAAAAGAGAACATAAGGTTTATAAGAAAGTAGCTAAACGTATTTTAGAACAAGAAGACTTACCAGAAGGCATGAAAAAGAATTTAGAAGATTCTATGCACGATCCTTATGAGTTAAGAGATGCTCTAAATAATGTATACAATAAACATTTAAAGAAAAAATTAAACAAAGTCATACGTCAACATGCAAAGACAGTCATGGTATCCACTGCAATCTCACAAAATGGACGATTAGATTTTATTACAGTGGTTGTAGTCAATATTAAAATGATTAAAGAAATTGTTGTATTATGTGGGTTTAGACCAAGTTATAGAAATCTAGCAAAACTGGTTATCAATGTATTTGTTACAGCACTTATTGCAGAAGGTTTAGAAAATATTAATCTAAATGATATTATCCCAACATCTACAATGAAGATGCTTGGTGAAATACCGTTAATTAGACCGATTATGTCTAGTGTGATAGAAGGGGTGTCTAATGCGCTACTAACACTTAGAATAGGCATTGTAACCAGAAAATACCTATTTGATGACGCACCGGATCTTACAAAAGAAAAGATTAGATATGGCGCTTTAATTGAAGCTGCTAAACACTTACCAATCGTTATTGCTGATGGATTATTCTTATTTCCAAAGACAATTATGAACATGTTTAAATCTAAAGAACCTAAGCTTGAAGCACTTGATGGTGGAGCAAATCCCACGGAATAA
- the obgE gene encoding GTPase ObgE, with protein MSAFVDAVTVEVKAGRGGNGKVAFRREAHVEFGGPAGGNGGRGGHIYFIGDEGKNTLIDLKYNRHIKAANGVHGGPKGMHGAHAEDTYVRVPLGTIVYDDKENLIGEVLEHGQTLLIAQGGKGGRGNMAFASNNNKAPDFAEQGDLGQIFLAKVELQVLADVGLLGYPNVGKSTLITRISNAKAKIADYQFTTLSPQLGMVNVEDDAFVVADLPGLIEFAHLGVGLGLQFLKHVERCRVLLHIVSMDSLDPLDDYNKINNELVLYDEKLKDRTQIVVANKMDVEGAQEKFEAFKKALKDVKVIPISALMNDGIQTLKYEIATTLKTIPKFAPKDTTKHYTLNAEDAVDFIINKGDDGVFELTGDKLFVLFNRTDFNNESAVKRFARQLRGLGIEDALREHGVVHGDIVRIFSYEFEYLE; from the coding sequence ATGAGCGCATTTGTAGATGCAGTAACAGTAGAAGTAAAAGCAGGACGCGGTGGTAACGGTAAAGTTGCATTCCGTAGAGAAGCACACGTGGAGTTTGGTGGACCCGCTGGTGGTAATGGTGGCCGTGGTGGTCATATTTACTTTATTGGTGATGAAGGTAAAAATACGTTAATAGATTTAAAATACAACAGACATATCAAAGCTGCTAATGGTGTCCATGGTGGCCCTAAAGGGATGCATGGCGCACACGCAGAAGATACATATGTTCGTGTACCATTAGGTACAATTGTATATGATGATAAAGAAAATTTAATTGGTGAAGTGTTAGAACATGGTCAAACTTTATTAATTGCTCAAGGTGGCAAAGGTGGCCGTGGTAATATGGCGTTTGCATCCAACAATAATAAAGCACCTGACTTTGCAGAACAAGGTGATTTAGGTCAAATATTCTTAGCAAAAGTAGAACTTCAAGTCCTAGCAGATGTTGGTTTATTAGGTTATCCTAATGTTGGTAAATCGACTTTAATTACTAGAATCTCAAATGCAAAAGCTAAAATAGCTGACTACCAATTTACAACACTATCTCCACAACTTGGTATGGTTAATGTGGAAGATGATGCGTTTGTTGTTGCAGACTTACCTGGATTAATTGAGTTTGCGCACCTTGGTGTTGGTTTAGGCTTACAATTCTTAAAACACGTTGAACGTTGTAGAGTTTTATTACATATCGTATCTATGGATTCATTAGATCCACTAGATGACTACAATAAGATTAACAATGAATTAGTGTTATATGATGAAAAACTAAAAGACAGAACTCAAATAGTCGTAGCAAATAAGATGGACGTTGAAGGTGCACAAGAAAAGTTTGAAGCCTTCAAAAAAGCATTAAAAGATGTTAAAGTTATTCCGATTTCAGCACTGATGAATGATGGTATTCAAACGCTTAAATATGAAATTGCTACAACATTAAAAACTATCCCTAAATTTGCTCCAAAAGATACTACAAAACACTATACACTGAATGCAGAAGATGCAGTAGATTTCATCATCAATAAAGGTGATGACGGTGTCTTTGAATTAACAGGTGATAAATTATTTGTTTTATTTAATAGAACAGACTTTAATAATGAATCAGCTGTGAAACGTTTTGCAAGACAGCTACGTGGTTTAGGTATCGAAGATGCACTTAGAGAACATGGTGTTGTTCATGGTGATATCGTACGTATCTTCTCTTATGAATTTGAATATTTAGAATAA
- the trmB gene encoding tRNA (guanosine(46)-N7)-methyltransferase TrmB: MRQKKIKDATIENLEKLGVLLAPTPLKVDASKKITLEIGSGKGRFITSLANDFPEEVFIAVERDQNVCYRLAQKKSVLELKNLIVIMDDAEKLNEYLVDVKVDNLHLNFSDPWPKKKHHKRRLTYPTMLNQYKNYLKKDGKIIFRTDHADLFVDSFQYFNEASFIVSDCNWALAPSDYMTEYEVKKRVSGPIYQLIAEQNHD, from the coding sequence ATGAGACAAAAGAAAATTAAAGATGCAACGATTGAAAATCTAGAAAAGTTAGGTGTTTTATTAGCGCCTACACCACTTAAAGTAGATGCTTCAAAAAAGATCACATTAGAAATTGGTAGTGGTAAAGGGCGTTTTATCACATCACTTGCTAATGATTTCCCAGAAGAAGTATTTATTGCAGTAGAACGTGATCAAAATGTGTGTTACCGTTTAGCGCAAAAAAAAAGTGTTTTAGAGTTGAAAAACTTGATTGTTATTATGGATGATGCAGAAAAATTAAATGAATATTTAGTGGATGTAAAAGTAGATAACCTACATTTAAATTTCTCTGACCCATGGCCAAAGAAAAAGCACCATAAACGTAGGTTGACTTATCCTACGATGTTAAATCAATATAAAAACTACTTAAAAAAAGATGGAAAAATCATCTTTAGAACAGATCATGCAGATTTATTCGTTGACTCATTTCAATACTTTAACGAAGCATCGTTCATTGTATCAGATTGTAACTGGGCACTTGCACCATCAGATTATATGACAGAATATGAAGTTAAGAAACGTGTAAGTGGTCCAATATATCAATTAATAGCGGAGCAAAATCATGACTAA
- a CDS encoding phosphocarrier protein HPr yields the protein MKQKFVIVSEYGLHARPATRLVNQAMGFQSEITLTAFNRTVNLKSIMGVMSLGIYNGEIVEIKAEGEDAKEAIAGITDFMISEGLGQISK from the coding sequence ATGAAACAAAAATTTGTTATCGTTTCAGAGTATGGGCTACACGCTAGACCGGCTACTCGTTTAGTAAATCAAGCAATGGGGTTCCAAAGTGAAATCACTTTAACCGCCTTTAACCGCACAGTGAACTTAAAAAGTATCATGGGCGTTATGAGTCTTGGTATCTACAATGGTGAAATCGTAGAAATAAAAGCTGAAGGTGAAGATGCAAAAGAAGCTATCGCTGGCATTACTGATTTCATGATATCCGAAGGATTAGGACAAATTAGCAAATGA
- a CDS encoding DUF368 domain-containing protein codes for MIKKVLQGMLIGVGAILPGVSGGMIAAAFNIYSKLIEALDKVTKTPIKAVLSIWEYILGILLGVLVGFLVIAYVFYLIPIPSTLLFIGLILGGIPEIYKLAEEKTRKYKPIIMFLITFILMISFTIFAPYLAQTDTSNTNFVLWIVVGVLLAVSLIVPGLSGTMLMLIIGYYGPLILLGKTLIEAVFTINVELFMNNIFSLVFVAIGIILAFILLGKVFNYVLKKAPKLFYQLILGIIVASPINIIFSLNDDLRQSETPVHIFDFSNQWYMWLIGLLCIPIGIYLARLFSKEEKYETKEN; via the coding sequence ATGATTAAAAAGGTACTCCAAGGTATGCTTATTGGTGTTGGAGCGATTTTACCTGGAGTAAGCGGTGGTATGATTGCTGCCGCTTTTAATATATATTCCAAGTTGATCGAAGCACTCGATAAAGTAACTAAAACGCCAATTAAGGCGGTCCTTTCAATATGGGAATACATTTTGGGCATCTTACTAGGTGTCCTAGTAGGATTTTTAGTGATTGCATATGTCTTTTACTTAATCCCTATTCCTAGTACATTATTATTTATTGGTTTAATCTTAGGTGGTATACCTGAAATCTATAAACTAGCAGAAGAAAAGACTAGAAAATATAAGCCAATCATTATGTTTTTAATAACCTTTATATTAATGATAAGTTTTACAATATTTGCACCATATCTTGCTCAAACAGATACATCCAATACGAACTTTGTACTTTGGATAGTTGTAGGGGTACTACTGGCGGTCAGTTTAATTGTTCCAGGCTTAAGTGGTACGATGCTTATGTTAATTATTGGTTATTATGGACCACTCATCTTACTAGGTAAAACACTTATAGAAGCTGTATTTACTATTAATGTTGAGTTATTTATGAACAATATATTTTCTTTAGTATTTGTAGCAATAGGTATTATACTTGCATTTATTTTACTTGGTAAAGTATTTAATTATGTATTAAAGAAAGCACCAAAACTCTTCTATCAATTAATATTAGGTATTATTGTGGCTTCACCAATTAATATTATTTTTAGTTTAAACGACGATTTACGACAAAGTGAAACACCAGTGCACATATTTGATTTTAGTAATCAGTGGTATATGTGGCTAATCGGTTTATTATGTATACCAATAGGTATATATTTAGCCAGACTCTTTAGTAAGGAAGAAAAATATGAGACAAAAGAAAATTAA
- a CDS encoding DUF6320 domain-containing protein yields the protein MRYCQHCHAYYYKKETTCTICGRPLIEKTHESKVITQGYPTIKLKSNKAKFVSKIFGVISIAVVIILAMINFATYNSNPTPWSLIAIGPIVYAWILLSQIIISKHNYPTKVNRQVILISLVLILIDVITEYKAWSLTYVIPALLVTTTIILPIVVASKPKTYYLHVRSLFFLMIMNFVVGIIGFTTPFMETGVTWTSLSVLAVGILLLSTMFTFARKDTWTELIKIFRI from the coding sequence ATGAGATACTGTCAACATTGTCACGCATATTATTATAAGAAGGAAACAACTTGTACGATTTGCGGTAGACCTTTAATTGAAAAAACCCATGAGAGTAAAGTTATTACTCAAGGATACCCAACAATTAAACTTAAATCTAATAAGGCTAAGTTTGTATCTAAGATATTTGGTGTGATCTCAATTGCGGTTGTCATCATCCTTGCAATGATAAACTTTGCTACATATAATTCTAATCCTACACCTTGGAGTTTAATTGCAATAGGACCGATTGTCTATGCTTGGATACTGTTATCTCAAATTATTATATCCAAACACAATTATCCAACAAAAGTTAATAGACAAGTAATCCTTATAAGTTTGGTACTTATACTTATAGATGTGATTACAGAATATAAAGCTTGGAGTCTAACCTATGTTATACCAGCATTACTTGTAACAACTACTATCATTTTACCGATTGTAGTGGCAAGTAAACCTAAAACATATTACTTACATGTGAGAAGTTTATTCTTCTTAATGATTATGAATTTTGTAGTAGGTATTATTGGTTTTACAACACCATTTATGGAAACAGGTGTTACTTGGACGAGTTTATCTGTTTTAGCAGTAGGTATCTTACTACTTTCTACAATGTTTACCTTTGCTAGAAAAGATACATGGACTGAACTTATTAAGATATTTAGAATTTAA